Below is a window of Cryobacterium sp. PAMC25264 DNA.
GCGTGCCGGAGGCGGGGTCGCCCGTCGCATCCGCGAGCGCGTCCTGTCCCTGCACGTCGTCGATCGGCTCGAGCGCCTGGGTGCTCACATCGGTCAGGTCGTCGCCGCCCAGACTCCGGCCGTAAACCACCTGCACCGTCACGTCCTCCGGCTCCAGCCCATTCAACTGCACGTGGGCACGCAGGTGCAGTTCGTCGCCCACCTGCGGAACCGTGGCGACGCCGCCGGACTCCACATGCGCGACGCTCACCCCCGGCCACGCGGCGGTGATTCGGCTCTTCCAAGCCGCGAGCTCACGGGCCGCTCGGTAGTCGTTCGCCGAGAGGCGTGCCTCGGACGCGCCGGCGGGCCGGTAGAGCTTCTCCACGTATTCGCGCACCATCCGCCCGGCGTTCAGTTCGGGAGACAGCCCAGCGAGAGTCTGGCGGATGTTGGCCACCCAGCGTTCGGGTACCCCATCGGCGTTGCGCTCGTAGAAGGGCGGCGCCACCTGGTGTTCGATGAGCTCGTACAGCGCCTCGGCCTCGATACGGTCGCGTTCGGCGGAGTTGGTGGCCGCGTCAGCCGACGGGATCGCCCAGCCGTTCTGCCCGTCGAAGTACTCCGGCCACCAGCCGTCCAGGATGGACAGGTTGAGCGCGCCGTTGAGGGCGGCCTTCATGCCCGATGTCCCACAGGCCTCAAGCGGGCGGAGCGGGTTGTTCAGCCACACATCGGTGCCCGGGTACATCAGTTGGGCCATGCCGATGTTGTAATCGGGCAGGAACGCGATGCGCGTGCGCAGCTCGGGGTCTGCGGCGAACTGCACGATCTTCTGGATCAGCCGCTTGCCCTCCTCGTCGGCCGGGTGCGACTTGCCGGCGATGACGATCTGCACCGGGTGCTCAGGGTGCAGCAGCAGCGCGCGAAGGCGTTCGGGGTCGTGCAGCATCAGGGTGAGCCGCTTGTAGGTGGGCACCCGGCGGGCGAACCCGATGGTGAGCACGTCGGGGTCGAAGACCTGGTTGATCCACGCCGGAATCAGGCCGCCCGGGTTCTGCACGAGCCACGCCGCACCGATGCGGCGGCGGGCGTCGTCGACGAACTGGCGGCGCATGTCGCCGCGCACGTCCCAGAGGTCCTGATCACTCACCACGGGCGAGGCCCAGTCCGCGGTGGAGGTATCGGTGGTGCCCAGCCGGTTCGCGGCCAGGGCTTTGAGCGCCGGGTCGGTCCAGGTAGGCGCGTGCACCCCGTTGGTGATCGACGTGATCGGCACCTCGCTGGCGTCGAACCCGGGCCAGAGGCCGCTGAACATCCGTCGGCTCACCTCGCCGTGCAGCTTGGAGACGCCGTTGGCGTGCTGGCCCAGCCGCAGGCCCATGATGGCCATGTTGAAGACGTCGGGCGAGCCACCGGGGTAGCTCTCGGCGCCGAGGCCGAGCAGGTCCTCGACGGCCACCCCGGGCAGCAGGTCGGTTTCGAAGTACCGGCGCACCAGCGAGCTGTCGAAACGGTCAATTCCAGCGGCCACCGGGGTGTGCGTCGTGAACACGGTGCCCGCGCGGGCCACCTGCAGCGCTTCGGAGAAGCTGAGGCCCTCGCCGATCAGGCTGGAGATACGTTCGAGGCCGAGGAACCCGGCGTGTCCCTCGTTGGTGTGGAACACCTCGGGTTCCGGCCTGTCGTTGAGTGTGCTCCACAGCCGCACGGCGCGGGCGCCGCCGATTCCCAGCAGCAGCTCCTGCAGCAACCGGTGCTCCCCGCCGCCGCCGTAGAGACGGTCGGTGACCTGGCGCAGGTCGTCGGTGTTCTCCGGGATGTCGGTGTCGAGCATCAGGAGGCGGATGCGACCGACCCGGGCCTCCCAGACCCGCGCGTGCAGGGTGCGGTCGTCCGGCAACGCGAGCGACACCTGAACGGGCGAGCCGTCGGCGCGGCGAAGCACCGACAGAGGAAGGCCGTCCGGGTCAAGCAGCGGGTAGCTCTCCAACTGCCAGCCGTCGGACGAGATCGCCTGACTGAAGTAGCCGGCCTTGTA
It encodes the following:
- the glgP gene encoding alpha-glucan family phosphorylase is translated as MKAIRKFTVRAVLPESLAALDELAGNLRWSWHEPTRQLFEHIAPELWRRIGGDPVALLGAVDPARLQELAHDHDYVSGVNLVRDDLRNYLEQPRWYQELEGAKPASIAYFSPEFGIAAALPQYSGGLGILAGDHLKSASDLGVPLVGVGLFYKAGYFSQAISSDGWQLESYPLLDPDGLPLSVLRRADGSPVQVSLALPDDRTLHARVWEARVGRIRLLMLDTDIPENTDDLRQVTDRLYGGGGEHRLLQELLLGIGGARAVRLWSTLNDRPEPEVFHTNEGHAGFLGLERISSLIGEGLSFSEALQVARAGTVFTTHTPVAAGIDRFDSSLVRRYFETDLLPGVAVEDLLGLGAESYPGGSPDVFNMAIMGLRLGQHANGVSKLHGEVSRRMFSGLWPGFDASEVPITSITNGVHAPTWTDPALKALAANRLGTTDTSTADWASPVVSDQDLWDVRGDMRRQFVDDARRRIGAAWLVQNPGGLIPAWINQVFDPDVLTIGFARRVPTYKRLTLMLHDPERLRALLLHPEHPVQIVIAGKSHPADEEGKRLIQKIVQFAADPELRTRIAFLPDYNIGMAQLMYPGTDVWLNNPLRPLEACGTSGMKAALNGALNLSILDGWWPEYFDGQNGWAIPSADAATNSAERDRIEAEALYELIEHQVAPPFYERNADGVPERWVANIRQTLAGLSPELNAGRMVREYVEKLYRPAGASEARLSANDYRAARELAAWKSRITAAWPGVSVAHVESGGVATVPQVGDELHLRAHVQLNGLEPEDVTVQVVYGRSLGGDDLTDVSTQALEPIDDVQGQDALADATGDPASGTPTLFTGTVELDRAGGFGYTVRVVPRNELLISPAEMGLVAVAS